One window from the genome of Pseudoalteromonas sp. '520P1 No. 423' encodes:
- the mrcB gene encoding penicillin-binding protein 1B yields the protein MATKKTSDKNAPAKEKAVKKTAGKKESVKKPAAKKTAKKSPAKKATQKKTTNKKISKAPLKSRIFSWIFSVTWKSALAVSLCAILYFIYLDSKITRQFEGNKWQLPAQIYARAMTFYPGQYLSSDEVIWELNRLNYSEVNHITNTGQYVINKSKNGHRIRIHRRAFEFHTGTESDIIIELVFGSKRLVAIKDSRGRQLGGAKLEPVQIARLSNATGQDREFVPLERMPDMLKETLQVVEDKDFYSHHGVSPFSILRALYTNIKAGRTVQGGSTLTQQLAKNFYLTRERTLMRKINEAFIALILDYRYSKDQILEAYLNEVYLGQAYNQGVHGMGLASDFYFAKPIDELEFDQVALLIGMVKGPSFYNPRRYPERAMKRRDLVLRLMAENQLISPREYKQALNRPLNIQSLKRSAKVAHPGYLDLVSRHLKTLLPDVDTIDAGVRVFTYFDLQKQTAMEHSVVNSLYYLEKRKKTDKLQAAMISVNLQHAGVSALVAGRKTGYSGFNRVLDAKRNIGSLVKPAVYLTALQEPEYSLGTLLQDEAITLNDETGRNWQPANYDRKFRGPMPLYKAFSNSINLPAVHLGLEVGVENVANTLNKLGAKQDIQTYPSLLLGAVEMSSFEVAQMYTTLGLSGYYQKLTSIAAITDSVGNILHQHKAKPKKVFDQESSYLTRYAMKKVTREGTAKRLKSHFPTMQLAGKTGTTNNLRDSWFAGFDQNTATVIWVGRDDNKSTSLTGSSGALELYIRYLKQLNPESIAETRPNTIKWAFVNEETGKQAPPGCGTVIKLPVRVSEFNPRPKCER from the coding sequence ATGGCAACTAAAAAAACATCAGATAAAAACGCTCCTGCAAAAGAAAAAGCAGTGAAAAAAACAGCTGGAAAAAAAGAATCAGTAAAAAAGCCTGCAGCTAAAAAAACAGCAAAAAAATCACCTGCTAAAAAAGCAACTCAAAAAAAAACAACTAACAAAAAAATATCTAAAGCACCGCTAAAGTCGCGCATTTTTAGTTGGATTTTTTCTGTTACTTGGAAGTCGGCTTTAGCGGTTTCTTTGTGTGCCATTTTATATTTTATATATTTAGATTCAAAAATAACCCGCCAATTTGAAGGCAATAAATGGCAATTACCAGCACAAATATATGCCCGTGCTATGACGTTTTATCCGGGGCAATATTTATCTAGTGATGAAGTGATATGGGAGCTGAACCGACTTAACTATTCTGAAGTTAATCATATTACCAATACAGGGCAATACGTCATAAATAAAAGTAAGAACGGGCATCGAATTCGTATTCATCGCCGTGCTTTTGAATTTCATACCGGTACTGAGTCAGATATTATTATTGAGTTAGTATTTGGCTCCAAGCGTTTGGTGGCAATTAAAGATAGTAGAGGCAGACAGCTAGGTGGTGCCAAGCTAGAGCCAGTACAAATTGCACGTTTGAGTAATGCAACAGGGCAAGACCGTGAATTTGTACCACTAGAACGTATGCCTGATATGTTAAAAGAAACATTACAGGTAGTAGAAGATAAGGATTTTTATAGTCATCATGGCGTATCCCCATTTTCTATCTTACGCGCTTTATATACCAATATTAAAGCGGGTAGAACAGTTCAAGGTGGTAGTACGTTAACGCAGCAGTTAGCTAAAAATTTTTATTTAACACGTGAACGTACCTTAATGCGTAAAATCAATGAAGCCTTTATTGCGCTGATATTAGATTACCGTTATAGCAAAGATCAGATTTTAGAGGCTTACTTAAATGAGGTGTATTTAGGTCAAGCTTATAATCAAGGTGTTCACGGTATGGGACTAGCCAGTGATTTTTACTTTGCTAAACCAATAGATGAGCTTGAATTTGATCAAGTTGCTTTATTAATCGGCATGGTTAAAGGCCCTTCATTTTATAACCCAAGACGTTATCCTGAACGTGCTATGAAACGCCGTGATTTAGTGCTGCGTTTAATGGCTGAAAATCAACTTATTAGCCCTAGAGAATATAAACAGGCATTAAATCGTCCGCTTAATATTCAATCGTTAAAGCGCAGTGCCAAAGTAGCGCATCCTGGGTATTTAGATTTAGTGAGTCGTCATCTAAAAACTTTACTACCTGATGTAGATACCATAGATGCAGGTGTGCGAGTATTTACTTATTTTGATCTGCAAAAACAAACAGCGATGGAGCATTCTGTTGTAAATAGTCTGTATTATTTAGAAAAACGTAAAAAAACCGACAAATTGCAAGCGGCTATGATTTCAGTGAATTTACAACATGCTGGGGTCTCCGCTTTAGTTGCAGGGCGTAAAACGGGCTATTCAGGTTTTAATCGCGTATTAGATGCTAAACGCAATATTGGCTCTTTAGTTAAACCTGCAGTTTATTTAACGGCATTACAGGAGCCTGAATATAGCTTAGGGACCTTATTACAAGATGAAGCAATAACACTTAATGATGAAACAGGGCGTAACTGGCAACCTGCAAATTACGATAGAAAATTCCGTGGTCCTATGCCGCTGTATAAAGCATTTAGTAATAGTATTAATTTACCTGCCGTGCATTTAGGTTTAGAAGTCGGCGTTGAAAATGTTGCTAACACTTTAAACAAGCTCGGTGCAAAACAAGATATTCAAACATATCCTTCTTTATTGTTAGGTGCGGTTGAAATGTCGAGCTTTGAAGTCGCTCAAATGTACACAACTTTAGGTTTATCGGGTTATTACCAAAAACTCACTTCAATTGCTGCCATTACCGATTCGGTTGGTAATATATTGCATCAACATAAAGCCAAACCTAAAAAAGTGTTTGATCAAGAATCTAGCTATTTAACCCGATACGCAATGAAAAAAGTAACGCGTGAAGGTACCGCAAAACGTTTGAAATCACACTTTCCTACAATGCAATTAGCAGGTAAAACAGGCACTACAAACAACTTAAGAGATAGTTGGTTCGCAGGTTTTGACCAAAATACAGCTACTGTAATTTGGGTGGGCCGTGATGATAATAAATCAACTTCACTTACGGGTAGCAGCGGTGCGTTAGAGCTTTATATTCGTTATTTAAAACAGCTGAATCCTGAATCAATTGCAGAAACACGACCAAACACGATTAAATGGGCCTTTGTAAATGAAGAAACTGGCAAACAAGCGCCACCAGGCTGTGGCACTGTTATAAAGTTACCTGTTAGAGTCAGTGAGTTTAACCCTAGACCTAAGTGTGAGCGCTAA
- a CDS encoding class I SAM-dependent methyltransferase, which produces MFINPNWRILTIGDGDLSFSASLFNHHKPKKLTATIFDSLKTLTDKYDDKAYQTLRQNNCEVLTLFDVKNNDSWSTLSKHSYDLVIFQFPLIPAFSSKEDFQQQCGQTPISVNTLNRHLLRSFLTNAFSHFLDPKGENLCFITSKDVKPYREWDIENSLLLGLENDKNPIAYLGQMNFDITDFPGYKIRNVDRDKHVKDTQGNTYVYSNQTHTELSTKLTIPHYAKTSLSDKYCAFCRVGPFFSAQDKIDHQQSKRHKKMSQYHAQWLQSLNLN; this is translated from the coding sequence ATGTTTATCAATCCAAACTGGCGAATTTTAACCATAGGCGATGGTGATTTATCTTTCTCTGCTTCATTATTTAATCACCATAAACCTAAAAAATTAACAGCAACTATTTTTGACTCCTTAAAAACACTCACAGATAAATATGATGACAAAGCTTATCAAACATTACGTCAAAATAATTGCGAAGTGCTTACGCTATTTGACGTAAAAAATAATGACTCTTGGTCAACTTTAAGTAAACATTCATATGATTTAGTAATATTCCAATTCCCGTTAATACCCGCTTTTTCATCAAAAGAAGACTTTCAACAACAATGTGGTCAAACTCCTATTTCAGTTAATACGCTTAATAGACATTTACTACGCTCTTTTTTAACTAACGCTTTTAGCCATTTTTTAGATCCTAAGGGTGAAAACTTATGTTTCATTACTTCTAAGGATGTAAAACCTTATAGAGAATGGGATATTGAAAACTCACTATTATTAGGTCTTGAAAATGACAAAAATCCAATTGCATATTTAGGACAAATGAATTTTGATATCACTGACTTTCCGGGATACAAAATTCGAAATGTTGATAGAGATAAACATGTAAAAGATACCCAAGGTAATACTTATGTTTATAGTAATCAAACCCATACTGAGTTAAGTACAAAACTCACAATACCTCATTATGCTAAAACAAGTTTATCGGATAAGTATTGTGCCTTTTGTCGCGTAGGCCCATTTTTTTCTGCACAAGATAAAATTGATCACCAACAATCAAAACGCCATAAAAAAATGTCTCAATATCATGCTCAATGGCTTCAATCTTTAAATTTAAACTAG
- a CDS encoding phosphoglycolate phosphatase, protein MKFENKNVLLFDLDGTLVDSAPDLALAVNQTLTELGMTTFEQDIIHGWVGNGAQVLINRALSGSVDVSKTLDAALSEKALAIFLAAYEANVCVETVTYPNVGDTLKALKEKGFRLAIITNKPERFIAPILSGLGLNGLFELIIGGDTLAKRKPDPLQLNYACEQLAVTANECIMIGDSKNDILAAKATNMQSVGLTYGYNYGEAIDVYQPELVLSDFADLLTVL, encoded by the coding sequence TTGAAATTTGAAAATAAAAATGTATTACTTTTTGATTTAGACGGTACTTTAGTTGATAGCGCACCTGATTTAGCATTAGCGGTAAACCAAACATTAACTGAACTTGGCATGACAACGTTTGAGCAAGATATTATTCATGGTTGGGTTGGTAATGGCGCACAAGTTTTAATAAATCGTGCATTATCAGGTTCAGTTGATGTATCAAAAACACTTGATGCGGCACTGAGTGAAAAAGCATTGGCAATATTCTTGGCTGCTTATGAAGCGAATGTATGTGTTGAAACTGTGACTTACCCTAACGTAGGTGACACGTTAAAAGCATTAAAAGAAAAAGGTTTTAGATTAGCGATTATTACCAATAAACCAGAGCGTTTTATTGCGCCAATTCTATCGGGTTTAGGTTTAAATGGTTTATTTGAGCTAATAATAGGTGGTGATACTTTAGCTAAACGTAAGCCAGATCCTTTGCAGTTAAATTATGCATGTGAACAACTCGCCGTTACTGCTAATGAATGTATTATGATAGGCGATTCTAAAAACGATATTTTGGCTGCCAAAGCGACCAATATGCAAAGTGTTGGTTTAACGTATGGTTATAATTATGGTGAAGCGATAGATGTTTATCAGCCTGAGCTAGTTTTATCTGACTTTGCAGACTTATTAACTGTGCTTTAA
- a CDS encoding helix-turn-helix domain-containing protein yields MTLGQKIKHLRTDKEMSQPELAQLIGIEQSYLSKLENDKAFPSDEIFNQILNAFEIEFESFINQFEPEYIKQTLSKLSVVKSNLKQYQTQSMKYMLRWIWISSLLIILGATALISGEQEWIYKPDTTRTFSYESLGIVKKDEPLRIFTAHKKQMTDDVLARLNFHQLEFKDSQGEYFVKEIDGGKRFYYLSRKQKFDNNRGFNNWLRILGLLAILAGIVGLSIEHKVRQVKLQFSK; encoded by the coding sequence ATGACATTAGGTCAAAAAATAAAACACCTCAGAACAGATAAAGAAATGAGCCAACCTGAACTTGCTCAACTCATAGGTATAGAGCAATCTTACTTATCTAAACTAGAAAATGATAAAGCATTTCCATCAGATGAAATTTTTAATCAAATTTTAAATGCTTTCGAAATTGAATTTGAATCTTTTATTAATCAATTTGAACCTGAGTATATTAAACAAACCTTAAGCAAACTCAGTGTTGTGAAAAGTAACTTAAAACAATACCAAACCCAATCAATGAAATACATGTTACGTTGGATTTGGATTTCTTCATTATTAATTATTTTAGGTGCTACGGCTTTAATATCTGGCGAACAAGAATGGATATATAAGCCCGATACCACACGAACTTTTAGTTATGAGTCGTTAGGCATAGTTAAAAAAGATGAGCCTTTACGAATATTTACAGCACATAAGAAGCAAATGACTGATGATGTGTTGGCAAGGTTGAATTTTCATCAGTTAGAATTTAAGGACTCACAAGGCGAGTATTTTGTGAAAGAAATTGACGGCGGTAAACGGTTTTACTATTTAAGCCGCAAGCAAAAATTTGATAATAATAGAGGTTTTAATAACTGGTTACGTATATTAGGCTTACTCGCTATTTTAGCCGGTATTGTTGGACTCTCAATTGAGCATAAAGTCAGACAAGTAAAACTGCAGTTTTCTAAATAG
- a CDS encoding FAD-dependent oxidoreductase — protein sequence MSDINPLNSQPRPIHIGIIGGGIAGSTIALRLAELNIKVTLIEKGPSLVNGPPICHLHAGGNLYREISEEQCITLLRQSIDTLKLYKHSANIRPTVVAIPEADKGNPEDLMSRLEKLRTEYAQLITQDGSNQVLGPANDYFALYTKSKLIKLAKKDLPKQTETLDDWMIPVAKNIDFDAVKFPLVLVQEYGLSAFRLAASAILATDKLNSCQVLTNTKVTNITKGNNQWVLKTDDQAPIKVDYLVNACGFKTGEIDDMLTLKRERMVEFKAAYITHWQQCEGQWPEVIFYGERGTPQGMAQLTPYANGYFQLHGMTQDITLFKNGLVATTSKSAQPQLEQEFITKIDDAWQARNVYARTNKSISHMSQFIPNFSSAEMGGNPLFGAQQIPGADADLRAADVTFSGHNYARAEIVKASSAIDGANLIVEKLVEVGLLDSKAAYQTEHYPVTDSLNQSEVTNLAIKLAKQRNYPIDLAKVVGQVSE from the coding sequence ATGTCAGATATTAATCCGTTAAATTCTCAGCCAAGACCAATTCATATTGGTATTATTGGCGGTGGTATAGCAGGTTCAACCATAGCATTACGTTTAGCCGAACTTAATATAAAAGTCACGCTCATCGAAAAAGGACCTTCATTAGTAAATGGTCCGCCAATTTGCCATTTACACGCGGGCGGTAATTTATATCGAGAGATATCAGAAGAGCAATGCATCACGCTTCTACGCCAATCAATTGATACTCTTAAGCTTTATAAACACAGCGCAAATATTCGCCCTACAGTTGTTGCAATCCCTGAAGCAGATAAAGGCAATCCTGAAGATTTAATGTCACGTTTGGAAAAGCTAAGAACTGAGTATGCACAATTGATCACTCAAGATGGCTCTAATCAGGTTTTAGGTCCAGCAAACGATTATTTTGCGCTGTATACGAAAAGTAAATTAATAAAACTAGCTAAAAAAGATTTACCTAAACAAACTGAAACTTTAGATGATTGGATGATACCTGTCGCTAAAAATATTGATTTTGATGCTGTTAAATTTCCATTAGTTTTAGTTCAAGAATATGGTTTAAGTGCTTTTCGTCTTGCAGCCTCAGCTATTTTAGCCACAGACAAGCTAAATAGTTGCCAAGTACTTACAAACACCAAAGTAACCAATATAACTAAAGGCAATAATCAGTGGGTTTTAAAAACAGATGATCAGGCGCCTATTAAAGTCGATTACTTAGTCAACGCATGTGGTTTTAAAACCGGTGAAATTGATGACATGCTTACTTTAAAGCGTGAACGTATGGTGGAGTTTAAAGCTGCATATATAACCCATTGGCAACAATGTGAAGGTCAGTGGCCTGAAGTGATTTTTTATGGTGAACGCGGCACACCTCAAGGCATGGCGCAATTAACCCCTTATGCCAATGGTTATTTTCAACTACATGGCATGACACAAGATATTACTTTATTCAAAAATGGCTTAGTTGCTACAACTTCAAAAAGTGCTCAACCTCAGTTAGAACAAGAGTTTATTACAAAGATAGACGATGCTTGGCAAGCAAGAAACGTGTATGCAAGAACAAATAAATCTATTTCACATATGAGTCAATTTATACCTAATTTTAGTAGTGCAGAAATGGGCGGAAACCCTTTATTTGGCGCTCAACAAATACCCGGTGCTGATGCTGATTTACGCGCTGCTGATGTGACTTTCAGTGGACATAACTACGCAAGAGCTGAGATTGTAAAAGCCTCATCTGCGATAGATGGTGCAAACTTAATTGTTGAAAAGTTAGTAGAAGTTGGTTTATTAGATTCAAAAGCAGCATACCAAACAGAACACTATCCAGTGACCGATTCATTAAATCAAAGTGAAGTAACAAACCTTGCAATTAAATTAGCAAAACAAAGAAATTACCCCATTGATTTAGCAAAAGTGGTTGGCCAAGTTAGTGAGTAA
- a CDS encoding GNAT family N-acetyltransferase, which yields MDIQIRHSNQSDFIAIKQIYEQKSCYAGTLQLPFPSEDVWRKKLENWPDNVHSLVAMVDNKICGQINIEHFISPRRRHVASLGMGVSEAYQGKGVGSKLFIIKMKK from the coding sequence ATGGACATTCAAATTAGACATAGTAATCAATCTGATTTTATCGCTATAAAGCAAATTTATGAACAAAAAAGTTGCTATGCTGGTACTTTACAGTTGCCTTTTCCCAGTGAAGATGTTTGGCGAAAAAAGTTAGAAAACTGGCCTGATAATGTTCACAGCTTAGTTGCCATGGTAGATAACAAAATATGTGGTCAAATTAACATTGAACACTTTATCTCTCCAAGGCGAAGACATGTCGCCAGTCTTGGTATGGGTGTCAGCGAAGCTTATCAAGGAAAAGGAGTCGGCTCAAAATTATTTATTATAAAAATGAAAAAGTAG
- a CDS encoding alpha/beta hydrolase-fold protein gives MIRTISFILSTFFILLSQSTLATHFNLGERVKINSKVLSEQRELQVLLPENYQANPTATYPVIYLLDGDYNFHAVSGMLDLMANKAQLIPDVILVGIADKGTDKYRQYMTPEGLTSPLKAEDKGKANEFLSFINKELKPYINKHYRTADNNILVGHSIAGLFVLNALVEQPDSFNNYISTSPSLWLNKQAFTKTANDKIANSNHKPVSLYLSLGDETRMNQYGFINILDELQPANINWKFTHYPDENHNSVGLISLRNSLKSIFKGWFIAEKMLRKKHTPNSIVSHYAKLVSELNINQAIPTPSIKSAIRYFYMNKKADELAPFMEQTIKSLPASEQAFIIMQASYVSHFNSPKAALALLKSLESKFETSIEYLKSIATTYEQLKDDKSAISYFEKALKLAKKQQVNQWQISIIDTKLLKLRD, from the coding sequence ATGATAAGAACAATCAGCTTCATCCTCTCTACATTTTTTATTTTGCTAAGCCAAAGTACGCTAGCAACTCACTTTAACTTAGGTGAAAGAGTTAAAATCAACTCAAAAGTTTTGAGTGAACAACGTGAACTTCAAGTTTTATTACCTGAAAACTACCAAGCGAACCCAACTGCAACTTACCCAGTGATCTATTTATTAGATGGCGATTATAACTTTCATGCGGTTTCTGGCATGTTAGATTTAATGGCAAATAAAGCACAGTTAATACCTGATGTGATTTTAGTTGGCATTGCTGATAAAGGCACAGATAAGTATCGTCAATATATGACGCCTGAAGGACTGACTTCACCTTTAAAAGCAGAAGATAAAGGCAAAGCAAATGAGTTTTTATCTTTTATAAATAAAGAGCTTAAACCTTATATCAATAAACACTACAGAACTGCTGATAATAATATTTTAGTTGGACACTCTATTGCAGGTTTATTTGTTTTAAATGCGTTAGTTGAACAGCCTGACTCATTTAATAATTATATTTCGACAAGTCCATCGCTATGGTTAAACAAACAAGCATTCACTAAAACAGCTAACGATAAAATTGCTAACAGTAATCACAAACCTGTTTCATTATATTTATCTCTGGGCGATGAAACACGTATGAATCAATATGGCTTTATAAATATATTAGATGAACTACAACCTGCCAATATCAATTGGAAATTCACGCATTACCCAGATGAAAATCATAATTCTGTAGGTTTAATATCATTAAGAAACAGTTTAAAATCAATATTTAAAGGCTGGTTCATTGCTGAAAAAATGTTGAGAAAGAAACATACTCCTAACTCTATTGTTTCACATTATGCCAAACTAGTTTCTGAACTAAATATAAATCAAGCTATTCCTACGCCTAGCATTAAATCTGCCATTCGTTACTTTTATATGAATAAAAAAGCAGATGAACTAGCACCATTTATGGAACAAACAATCAAATCTCTCCCCGCATCTGAACAAGCATTTATTATCATGCAAGCAAGTTATGTTAGCCACTTTAATTCACCTAAAGCCGCCTTAGCTTTACTTAAATCACTTGAAAGTAAATTTGAAACCTCAATTGAATACTTAAAAAGTATCGCCACGACGTATGAGCAATTAAAAGATGATAAGTCAGCTATTTCTTATTTTGAAAAAGCGTTAAAACTGGCTAAAAAGCAACAAGTGAATCAATGGCAAATTAGTATTATAGATACGAAATTACTTAAATTAAGAGACTAA
- a CDS encoding cobyric acid synthase yields the protein MNIKTLIQTKTLMVQGTTSDAGKTTLVCGLGRVFKRKGIQVAPFKPQNMALNSAVTIDGGEIGRAQALQAQACDLEPICDFNPVLLKPSSDIGCQVIINGKVAAQLDAQNYHEYKPTAMEAVLKAHQRLSTDFENILVEGAGSPAEINLRDRDIANMGFAEEVDCPVILIADIDKGGVFAHLTGTLACLSESEQKRVIGFVINRFRGDPALLTSGLDWLEEKTGKPVLGVLPYLQGLHLDSEDSVAQEQVIDKPKLNVVIPVYPRASNHNDFDSLRAHPDVNVQLVGPQLIGAQATNSELQSNKPQADLLILPGSKNTQADLAWFKEQGWEDYLKRHLRYGGKVLAICGGLQMLGQEIKDPDGIESPQCKTTQGLGLLPFVTTLKANKELSLKNGVLDLPDQNKVDIQGYEIHAGDTLIDNSINTADIKQVVFDNDKLKASFGSGVLSDDEQIFASYWHGLMDTPAALTAILNWATDTKNGSEFKHLDYQVLREQSINHLADSIEKEFDWDKLTAALNKFNG from the coding sequence ATGAATATTAAAACACTCATACAAACAAAAACACTCATGGTTCAAGGAACAACTTCTGATGCCGGGAAAACGACTTTAGTTTGTGGTTTAGGTCGCGTATTTAAACGCAAAGGGATACAAGTTGCTCCCTTTAAGCCTCAAAATATGGCATTGAATAGTGCTGTGACAATTGATGGTGGTGAAATTGGTCGTGCGCAAGCATTACAAGCACAGGCCTGTGATTTAGAGCCTATCTGTGATTTTAACCCTGTATTGTTAAAACCCAGCTCAGATATTGGCTGCCAAGTGATCATTAACGGTAAAGTTGCAGCACAATTAGATGCGCAAAACTACCACGAATACAAACCAACAGCGATGGAAGCGGTGCTTAAAGCACATCAACGTTTATCTACTGATTTTGAAAATATATTAGTTGAAGGGGCTGGGAGTCCTGCAGAAATCAATCTACGTGATCGTGATATTGCCAATATGGGATTTGCTGAAGAAGTTGATTGCCCTGTCATTTTAATTGCAGATATAGACAAAGGCGGGGTATTTGCACATTTAACGGGTACTTTAGCGTGTTTAAGTGAATCGGAACAAAAAAGGGTGATCGGTTTTGTGATCAACCGTTTTAGAGGCGACCCGGCTTTATTAACTTCAGGATTAGATTGGCTTGAAGAAAAAACAGGCAAGCCAGTACTTGGGGTTTTACCTTATTTACAAGGTTTACACTTAGACAGTGAAGATTCAGTTGCGCAAGAGCAAGTAATAGATAAACCAAAACTAAATGTTGTGATCCCTGTTTATCCAAGAGCCAGTAATCATAATGATTTTGACTCTTTACGCGCGCACCCCGATGTTAATGTGCAGTTAGTTGGGCCGCAGCTCATTGGTGCGCAAGCAACAAACAGTGAATTACAGTCAAATAAACCACAAGCTGATTTACTCATTTTACCTGGTTCTAAAAATACGCAAGCAGATTTAGCTTGGTTTAAAGAGCAAGGCTGGGAAGACTACTTAAAACGCCACTTAAGATATGGCGGTAAAGTATTGGCTATTTGCGGTGGTCTGCAAATGTTAGGGCAAGAAATTAAAGACCCAGATGGCATAGAAAGCCCACAATGCAAAACCACACAAGGTTTAGGTTTATTACCGTTTGTTACGACATTAAAAGCGAATAAAGAACTGAGCTTAAAAAATGGGGTTTTAGACTTACCAGATCAAAATAAAGTCGATATTCAAGGATATGAAATTCATGCAGGTGATACTTTAATTGATAATTCAATAAATACAGCAGATATAAAACAAGTGGTATTTGATAACGATAAATTAAAAGCATCATTTGGCTCGGGTGTTCTATCAGACGATGAGCAAATATTTGCCAGTTATTGGCACGGGTTAATGGATACGCCAGCAGCACTGACTGCTATTTTAAATTGGGCTACTGATACAAAAAATGGTTCTGAATTTAAACACCTTGATTACCAAGTATTACGTGAACAAAGCATTAATCATTTGGCTGACAGCATAGAAAAAGAATTTGATTGGGATAAATTAACGGCGGCACTTAATAAGTTTAACGGCTAG
- a CDS encoding aldo/keto reductase, producing MKYVRLGSSPLEVSRICLGSMTWGLQNNQQDANAQLDYAQEQGINFIDTAEMYAVPPSEETYGKTEAIIGNWLNANPSRRKEIVLASKIAGPGFSYIREGSKISGKTVVQAVEDSLKRLQTDYIDLYQLHWPNRTSPHFGNQWPGNINYTDVNATEQTEQMLDILQGLDKCVKAGKIGYCGLSDDTPWGINQYLRLSEQHNLPRMVSIQNEFSLLHAKDWPYLIENCVNEDIAYLPWSPLATGLLTGKYQNGARPEGSRWTFMQRNGLFRDTEHSSKAVDAYLDIAKQHDISPTKLALGWCDQVNGVTSTIIGATNMTQLEENIAAFSEPLSDAVLSDIKQVLKQYPMPF from the coding sequence ATGAAATATGTTCGTTTAGGTAGTAGCCCATTAGAGGTATCCCGCATTTGTTTAGGCAGTATGACTTGGGGATTACAAAATAATCAACAAGATGCCAATGCCCAATTAGATTACGCTCAAGAACAAGGTATTAACTTTATTGATACAGCAGAAATGTATGCAGTACCGCCATCTGAAGAGACTTATGGAAAAACAGAAGCAATAATAGGTAATTGGCTTAATGCTAACCCATCTCGCCGTAAAGAAATCGTACTGGCATCAAAAATTGCTGGTCCTGGTTTTTCTTATATCCGTGAAGGCAGTAAAATTAGTGGCAAAACCGTAGTACAGGCGGTAGAAGACTCCTTAAAACGACTACAAACTGATTATATCGATTTATATCAATTGCATTGGCCAAACCGTACATCGCCACATTTTGGCAATCAATGGCCTGGCAATATCAATTACACAGATGTAAATGCCACTGAACAAACCGAGCAAATGTTAGACATTTTGCAAGGGTTAGATAAATGTGTAAAGGCAGGAAAAATCGGTTATTGCGGTTTGTCTGACGATACGCCTTGGGGAATAAATCAATATTTACGTTTAAGCGAGCAGCATAACCTACCGCGCATGGTATCAATTCAAAATGAATTTAGCTTATTACATGCTAAAGACTGGCCATATTTAATTGAAAACTGTGTAAATGAAGATATCGCTTACCTACCTTGGTCACCGCTTGCTACTGGTTTATTAACGGGTAAATATCAAAATGGTGCTCGCCCTGAAGGGAGTCGCTGGACCTTTATGCAGCGCAATGGTTTATTTAGAGATACCGAACACTCAAGTAAAGCCGTTGATGCATATTTAGATATTGCAAAACAACATGATATATCTCCTACTAAACTGGCATTAGGTTGGTGCGATCAAGTAAATGGTGTGACTTCTACCATTATTGGCGCCACTAATATGACACAACTTGAAGAAAATATAGCAGCATTTAGTGAACCACTGAGCGATGCTGTGCTATCAGATATCAAACAAGTATTAAAACAATATCCAATGCCTTTCTAA
- a CDS encoding GNAT family N-acetyltransferase: MYYKNEKVGTIKYLTHDAAFEVLQIQIHPEYQGKGLGKIVINYIINQANNKPVKL, translated from the coding sequence ATTTATTATAAAAATGAAAAAGTAGGCACGATTAAATATTTAACTCATGATGCAGCGTTCGAAGTTTTGCAGATTCAAATTCATCCTGAATATCAAGGCAAAGGTTTAGGAAAAATAGTTATCAACTACATAATAAATCAAGCCAATAACAAACCAGTTAAGTTATAA